TTGCCTGCTGTCCCTTGATCTGCTGTTGCCGCTTTGCCTGCCGTCCCTCGATTTCCTGTGGCCGCTTTGCCTGCCGTCTCTCGATTTGCTGTGGACGCTTTGCCTGCTGTCTCTCGATTTGCTGTTGCCGCTTTGCCTGCTGTCCCTCgatttgctgttgctgcttttccTGCTGTGTCTCGATTTGCTGTGGCCACTTTGCCTACCGTCCCTCGATTTCCTGTGGCCGCTTTTCCTGCTGTCTCTCGATTTGCTGTGGCCACTTTGACTGCTGTCCCTTGATCTCCTGTCCCTCGATTTGCTGTGGCCACTTTGCCTGCTGTCTCTCGATTTGCTGTTGCCTCTTTGCCTGCTGTCCCTCGATTTGCTGTGGCCACTTTGCCTGCCGTCTCTCGATTTCCTGTGGCCACTTTGCCTACCGTCCCTTGATTTCCTGTGGCCGCTTTGCCTGCTGTCTCTCGATTTGCTGCGGACGCTTTGCCTGCTGTCCCTCGATTTGCTGTGGCCACTTTTCCTGCTGTGTCTCGATTTGCTGTGGCCACTTTTACTGCTGACCCTTGATTTCCTGTCCCTCGATTTGCTGTTCCTCGACTTGTCGCGGCTTTGCCTGCTGTCCCTCAATTTGCGGTGGCCGCTTTGCCTGCTGTCCCTCGATTTGTTCTTGCCGTTTTGCCTGCTCTCTCGATTTACTGTGGCCACTTTGCCAGCTGTCTCTCGATTTGCTGTCCCTTGATTTGCAGTTGCCGCTTTGCTTGCTTTATTTCAAGTTGCTGTGGTTGCTTTACTTTCTGTCTCGTGATTTGCTGTTGGCTCTTTGCCTGCAGTCCCGTGATTTCCTGTGGACGCTTTGCCTGCCGTCTCTCGATTTGCTGTGGCTGCTTTGCCTGCTGTCTCTCGATTTGCCGTGGCCGCTTTGCCTGCTGTCTCTCGATTTGCTGTAGCCGCTTTGCCAGCTGTCTCTCAATTTGCTGTTGCCGCTTTGCCTGCTGTCCCTCgatttgctgttgctgctttgcTTGCTGTCCCtcgatttcctgtggctgctttGCTTGCTGTCTCTCGATTTGTTGTGGCCACTTTTCCTGCTGTCCCTCAATTTGCTGTCTCTCGATTTGCTGTGGCCGCTTTGACAGCTGTCCCTTGATTTCCTCTCCCTCGATTTGCCGTGGCAGTTTTGCCTGCCGTCTCTCgatttgctgttgctgctttgcCTGCCGTCCCTCGATTTGCCGTGGCAGTTTTGCCTGCCGTCTCTCgatttgctgttgctgctttccctgcTGTCCCTCGATTTGCTGTCCCTCAATTTGCTTCGGCCGCTTTGCCTGCTGTCCCTCAATTAGCTGTGGCCACTTTGCCTGCCGCCTCTCGATTTTCCGTTGCCGCTTTTCCGGCCACCTCTCAGTTTGCTTTCCCTCAATTTGCTGTTGCCGCTTTGCCTGCTGTCCCTCGATTTGCTGTAGCTGCTTTGCTTCTTGTCTCTCGATTTGCAGTCTTTCGATTTGCTGTGGCTTCTTTGCTTGCTGTCCAACAATTTGCTATCCCTCGGTTTGCTTTGGCCGCTTTGCCTGCCTTCTATCGATTTGCTCTGGCTGCTTTTCCCGCTGTCTCTCGACTTTTCTGTTGCCGCTTTGCCTGCTGTCCCTCGATTTGGTGTGGCCATTATGCCTGAAGTTTCCCGATTCGCTGTGGCCACTTTGCCTGGTGTCCCTTGTTTTGCTGGCCCTCGATCTGCTGTTGCCGCTTTGCCTGCTGTCCCTCGATCTGCTGTTGCCGCTTTGCCTGCTGTCCCTTGATCTGCTGTTGCCGCTTTGCCTGCCGTCTCTCAATTTGCTGTGGCCGCTTTTCCTGCCGTCCCTCGATTTCCTGTGGCCGCTTTGCCTGCCGTCTCTCGATTTGCTGTGGACGCTTTTCCTGCTGTGTCTCGATTTGCTGTGGCCACTTTGACTGCTGTCTCtcgatttcctgtggctgctttGCCTGTTGTCTCTCGATTTGTTGTGGCCACTTTTCCTGCTGTCCCTCAATTTGCTGTCTCTCGATTTGCTGTGGCCGCTTTGACAGCTGTCCCTTGATTTCCTCTCCCTCGATTTGCCGTGGCAGTTTTGCCTGCCGTCTCTCgatttgctgttgctgctttgcCTGCCGTCCCTCGATTTGCCGTGGCAGTTTTGCCTGCCGTCTCTCgatttgctgttgctgctttccctgcTGTCCCTCGATTTGCCGTGGCAGTTTTGCCTGCCGTCTCTCgatttgctgttgctgctttccctgcTGTCCCTTGATTTGCCGTGGCAGTTTTGCCTGCCGTCTCTCGATTTGCTGTTGGTGCTTTCCCTGCTGTCCCTCGATTTGCTGTCCCTCAATTTGCTTCGGCCGCTTTGCCTGCTGTCCCTCGATTTGCTTTGGCCGCTTTGCCAGCCGTCTCTCGATTTGCTGTTGCCACTTTGCCTGCCGTCTCTCGATTTGCTGTGGCCGCTTTGCCTGCCGTCTCTCGATTTGCTGTGGCCGCTTTGCCTGCCGTCTCTCGATTTGCTGTGGCCGCTTTGCCAGCCATCTCTCAATTTGCTGTTGCCGCTTTGCCTGCCGTCTCTCGATTTGCTGTTGCCGCTTTGCCTGCTGTCTCTCGATTTGCTGTTGCCGCTTTGCCAGCCGTCTCTCGATTTGCTGTTGCCGCTTTGCCAGCCGTCTCTCGATTTGCTGTTGCCGCTCTGTCAGCCGTCTCTCGATTTGCTGTTGCCGCTTTGCCTGCTGTCTCTCGATTTGCTGTGGCCGCTTTATCTGCTGTCTCTCGATTTGCTGCCCCTCGATTTTCTGTTGTCGTTTTGCCTGCTGTCTCCCAATTTGCTATCTCTCGATTTGCTATCTCTCGATTTGCTTCTGCCATTTTGCCTGTCATCCCTTGATTTGCTGTGGTCGCTTTGCCTGCTGTCCCTCGATTTGCTGTCCCTCGATTTGTTGTTGCCGCATTGCCTGCTGTCTCTCGATTTGTTGTTGCCGCTTTATCTGCTGTCTCTCGATTTGCTGCACCTCGATTTCCTGTTGTCCCTTTGCCTGCTGTCTCTCAATTTGCTTTCCCTCGATTTGCTGTCTCTTGATTTGCTGTGGCTGCTTTGCCTGCCTTCTCTTGATTTGCCCTGGCCACTTTG
This sequence is a window from Carcharodon carcharias isolate sCarCar2 chromosome 10, sCarCar2.pri, whole genome shotgun sequence. Protein-coding genes within it:
- the LOC121282856 gene encoding keratin-associated protein 4-6-like, translating into CGRFACRLSICCGRFACCLSICCCRFACCPSICCCCFSCCVSICCGHFAYRPSISCGRFSCCLSICCGHFDCCPLISCPSICCGHFACCLSICCCLFACCPSICCGHFACRLSISCGHFAYRPLISCGRFACCLSICCGRFACCPSICCGHFSCCVSICCGHFYC